A single genomic interval of Helianthus annuus cultivar XRQ/B chromosome 13, HanXRQr2.0-SUNRISE, whole genome shotgun sequence harbors:
- the LOC110939679 gene encoding probable polygalacturonase, with the protein MAFYHQSTLSTHLVARWLVLGLIALSVVECRRNLLFESYATYAAINCRKHTAFLTDFGGISDGKTSNTAVFQAAVQNLSQVADDGGAQLIVPPGRWLTGSFNLTSHFTLFIQFGAVILASQDAGEYPLVESLPSYGPGGRFSSLIGGSHLTDVVVTGDNGTIDGQGSVWWKKFNRKKLRNTRPYLIELMYSNQVQISKLILIDSPSWFVHPVYSSDIIIQDLTIRAPVDSSNTNGIIPDSCNNVKIQDVNVVSGDDCVAVKSGWDEYGIKFGVPTEQMIIRRLTCNSPNGSVIALGSEMSGGIKNIRAEDITAINSQSGVRIKTSPGRGAYITDIFVDGMNLQAIDSVFWTTGSYGEHPDLGFDSKALPVVDRINYRNVVAEDVKMAGNMSGIDGNPFTGFCLSNVTIGFGTQQDNRLWNCTGVSGVSSNVKPEPCDVLADKGPSDCEYPPDPVPIDVLELNTCSFSTIG; encoded by the exons ATGGCATTCTATCATCAATCAACACTTTCTACT CATTTGGTTGCGAGATGGTTGGTTCTTGGATTAATAGCGCTTTCTGTCGTTGAATGCCGGAGGAATTTGTTGTTTGAATCTTACGCAACCTATGCAGCCATCAACTGCCGTAAGCATACCGCGTTTTTGACAGATTTTGGTGGCATTAGTGACGGAAAAACATCAAATACCGCAGTTTTTCAAGCCGCGGTTCAGAACCTCAGTCAAGTTGCGGATGATGGCGGAGCACAGCTTATCGTGCCCCCCGGAAGATGGCTCACAGGAAGCTTTAACCTCACCAGCCATTTCACCTTGTTCATTCAATTCGGTGCGGTTATTCTTGCTTCTCAG GATGCCGGAGAGTATCCGCTTGTCGAATCGTTACCTTCTTATGGTCCAGGAGGAAGATTTAGCAGTCTGATAGGTGGATCACACCTCACTGATGTTGTGGTTACAG GTGACAATGGCACGATTGACGGGCAAGGTTCGGTATGGTGGAAAAAGTTCAACAGAAAGAAGTTAAGGAACACAAGACCGTACCTTATCGAACTAATGTACTCGAACCAAGTCCAGATTTCCAAACTCATATTGATTGACTCGCCTTCATGGTTTGTTCATCCTGTTTACAGCAG TGATATTATTATTCAAGATCTAACCATTCGTGCACCCGTAGATTCTTCTAATACGAATGGAATCATTCCAG ATTCTTGTAACAATGTAAAGATTCAAGATGTTAATGTGGTGTCCGGTGACGATTGTGTAGCCGTGAAAAGCGGGTGGGATGAATACGGGATTAAATTCGGGGTGCCTACCGAACAAATGATCATAAGAAGACTAACTTGTAATTCCCCCAACGGTTCAGTGATCGCACTAGGAAGTGAGATGTCGGGTGGCATAAAAAACATTAGAGCCGAAGACATCACGGCTATTAATTCTCAATCCGGGGTCAGAATTAAAACCTCTCCCGGAAGGGGTGCATACATTACTGACATATTTGTGGATGGAATGAATCTACAAGCAATTGATTCCGTTTTTTGGACCACTGGGTCCTATGGGGAGCACCCGGATCTAGGTTTTGACTCCAAGGCACTCCCCGTAGTTGACCGGATTAATTACAGAAATGTAGTGGCTGAAGATGTGAAGATGGCGGGGAATATGAGCGGCATAGATGGTAATCCGTTCACTGGATTTTGTTTATCAAATGTTACCATTGGGTTTGGTACGCAACAAGATAATCGGTTATGGAATTGTACGGGTGTATCCGGAGTTTCGAGTAATGTGAAACCCGAACCATGTGATGTTTTAGCGGATAAAGGTCCGAGTGATTGCGAGTATCCACCGGATCCGGTGCCAATTGATGTCCTTGAGTTGAACACTTGTTCTTTTAGTACTATAGGCTAA
- the LOC110939678 gene encoding deubiquitinase DESI2 has product MTEVILHIYDVTNSDSEKTNNTIVQINKIFKDGIGLGGIFHSAVQVYGEDEWSFGFCEEGSGVFNCPFGRNPMYTYRESIVLGNTYLTKSKVNQILRELSREWPGDCYDLLSKNCNHFCDEFCERLGVPKLPGWVNRFANAGDTAVEIAGTTAYRFRQAKTEIVTASKVAYQFLAGIASNTAAAVAPDSPSGGSSKGGTASPGFQQPAWFKNLVAAGAKPSSSGAVDNGDEDITHNLSADIPR; this is encoded by the exons ATGACGGAGGTGATCCTCCACATATACGATGTGACCAACAGTGATTCCGAGAAGACTAACAACACCATTGTTCAGATCAACAAGATTTTCAAAGACGGTATTGGCCTCGGTGGCATCTTCCACAGTGCCGTACAG GTTTATGGAGAAGATGAATGGTCATTCGGGTTTTGTGAAGAGGGAAGTGGAGTTTTTAACTGCCCGTTTGGAAGAAATCCTATGTACACGTATCGAGAGTCGATTGTTCTTGGGAACACATACCTTACTAAATCCAAGGTGAATCAGATCCTCAGGGAACTAAGTAGAGAATGGCCCGGTGACTGTTACGACTTGCTTTCGAAGAACTGCAATCACTTCTGTGATGAGTTTTGTGAAAGACTCGGTGTCCCCAAACTTCCAG GCTGGGTGAATAGGTTTGCTAATGCTGGTGACACTGCTGTCGAGATAGCTGGAACAACTGCTTATCGG TTCAGACAAGCTAAAACGGAGATTGTGACCGCTAGCAAAGTGGCATATCAGTTCCTTGCCGGGATTGCTTCAAACACCGCTGCAGCGGTGGCTCCAGATTCCCCTAGCGGCGGCTCAAGTAAAGGCGGCACCGCCAGCCCCGGTTTTCAACAACCTGCTTGGTTTAAAAACCTTGTGGCTGCTGGTGCAAAACCATCAAGTAGTGGTGCAGTTGATAATGGAGATGAGGACATTACTCACAATTTGTCGGCTGACATACCGCGATGA